The following are from one region of the Shinella sp. PSBB067 genome:
- a CDS encoding 3-oxoacid CoA-transferase subunit A, whose translation MDKTISSVAEAVAGIGDGATVMIGGFGGSGAPIELIHALIDKGPRNLTVINNNAGNGRIGIAAMIDAGLVRKMICSFPRSTDPRAFTDRYLAGEIELELVPQGTLAERIRAGGAGIPAFYTPTSYGTELAKGKPTAEFDGRMYVQERWLKADFALVKAHVGDTGGNLTYNKAARNFSPLMCMAAATTIVQVSRLVRPGGIDPEHVVTPGIFVDHVVEVADPRQEEDLIRAGVAYA comes from the coding sequence ATGGACAAGACCATCTCGAGCGTGGCGGAGGCCGTGGCCGGCATCGGCGACGGGGCGACGGTGATGATCGGCGGCTTCGGCGGGTCGGGCGCGCCGATCGAGCTGATCCACGCCCTCATCGACAAGGGGCCAAGGAACCTCACCGTCATCAACAACAATGCGGGCAACGGCCGCATCGGCATCGCCGCGATGATCGACGCGGGACTGGTCAGGAAGATGATCTGCTCCTTCCCCCGCTCGACCGATCCGCGCGCCTTCACGGACCGTTATCTTGCCGGCGAGATCGAGCTGGAACTGGTGCCGCAGGGCACGCTCGCCGAGCGGATCCGCGCCGGCGGCGCCGGCATCCCCGCCTTCTACACCCCGACGAGCTACGGTACGGAGCTGGCCAAGGGCAAGCCGACGGCCGAGTTCGACGGCCGCATGTATGTGCAGGAACGCTGGCTGAAGGCGGATTTCGCGCTGGTCAAGGCGCATGTCGGCGATACCGGCGGCAACCTCACCTACAACAAGGCCGCCCGCAATTTCAGCCCGCTGATGTGCATGGCGGCGGCAACGACCATCGTGCAGGTCTCCAGGCTGGTGCGGCCGGGCGGCATCGACCCGGAACACGTCGTCACCCCCGGCATCTTCGTCGACCATGTCGTCGAAGTCGCAGATCCCAGGCAGGAAGAAGATCTCATCCGTGCAGGAGTGGCCTACGCATGA
- the pcaF gene encoding 3-oxoadipyl-CoA thiolase, translating to MSEAYICDYIRTPIGRFGGALASVRADDLGAIALKALMARNAGIDWEAIDDVIFGCANQAGEDNRNVARMSSLLAGLPVAVSGTTINRLCGSGMDAVIAAARAIKAGEAELVVAGGVESMSRAPFVMPKAETAFSRHAEIHDTTIGWRFINPLMKKQYGVDSMPETGENVAEDFKVSRADQDAFAVRSQAKAASAQASGRLAKEITPVTILQKKGDPVVVERDEHPRATSLEALAKLPTPFRKEGGTVTAGNASGVNDGAAALVIASEAAVKKYGLTPIARILGGAMAGVPPRIMGIGPVHATQRLCARLGLKPADFDVIELNEAFASQGLATLRELGIADDAENVNPNGGAIALGHPLGMSGARITGTAALELQLKGGKRSLSTMCIGVGQGIAVALERV from the coding sequence ATGTCCGAAGCCTATATCTGCGACTATATCCGCACGCCCATCGGCCGCTTCGGCGGCGCGCTCGCCTCCGTCCGTGCCGACGATCTCGGCGCCATCGCCTTGAAGGCGCTGATGGCGCGCAATGCCGGCATCGACTGGGAAGCCATCGACGACGTCATCTTCGGCTGCGCCAACCAGGCGGGAGAGGACAACCGCAATGTCGCGCGCATGTCGTCGCTTCTCGCCGGTCTGCCGGTCGCCGTTTCCGGCACGACGATCAACCGGCTGTGCGGCTCCGGCATGGATGCCGTCATCGCCGCCGCCCGGGCCATCAAGGCGGGTGAGGCGGAACTGGTCGTCGCCGGCGGTGTCGAGAGCATGAGCAGGGCGCCCTTCGTGATGCCCAAGGCGGAGACGGCCTTTTCGCGCCATGCCGAGATCCACGACACGACCATCGGCTGGCGCTTCATCAATCCGCTGATGAAAAAGCAGTACGGCGTCGATTCCATGCCGGAGACCGGCGAGAACGTCGCCGAGGATTTCAAGGTCTCGCGTGCGGACCAGGATGCCTTCGCGGTACGCTCGCAGGCGAAGGCCGCGTCGGCACAGGCGAGCGGTCGGCTGGCCAAGGAGATCACGCCCGTCACCATTCTGCAGAAGAAGGGCGATCCCGTCGTGGTCGAGAGAGATGAGCATCCGCGTGCGACATCGCTGGAAGCGCTCGCGAAACTGCCGACGCCCTTCCGCAAGGAAGGCGGCACCGTGACGGCCGGCAATGCCTCCGGCGTCAATGATGGCGCGGCCGCCCTCGTCATCGCCTCGGAAGCGGCGGTGAAGAAATACGGCCTGACCCCCATCGCCCGTATCCTCGGCGGTGCCATGGCGGGCGTTCCGCCGCGCATCATGGGCATCGGCCCGGTCCACGCCACGCAGCGCCTGTGCGCCCGCCTCGGCCTGAAGCCCGCCGATTTCGACGTGATCGAACTCAACGAGGCCTTTGCCTCGCAGGGCCTTGCGACGCTGCGCGAACTCGGCATCGCCGACGATGCGGAAAACGTCAACCCGAACGGTGGCGCCATCGCACTCGGCCATCCGCTCGGCATGTCCGGCGCCCGCATCACCGGAACGGCAGCGCTGGAACTGCAGCTCAAGGGCGGGAAGCGCTCGCTCTCCACCATGTGCATCGGCGTCGGCCAAGGCATCGCGGTGGCGCTTGAGCGGGTTTGA
- a CDS encoding CoA transferase subunit B, with amino-acid sequence MTVDTHEDIKLSNAQIAWRAAQDIADGAYVNLGIGFPEMVARYQPEGRAAIFHTENGILDFGEAPPPGEEDWDLINAGKKAVTLKPGSAFFHHADSFAMVRGGHLDVAILGAYQVAENGDLANWRVGSRGVPAVGGAMDLVHGAREVVVITEHVTKNGEPKLVERCTFPLTGVGCITRIYTSHAVVDVCDGRFVLREKLAGMTVEELQAMTGAKLHVEGPVADLVVPEL; translated from the coding sequence ATGACCGTCGATACGCATGAGGACATCAAGCTTTCCAACGCCCAGATCGCCTGGCGCGCGGCGCAGGACATCGCCGACGGCGCCTATGTGAACCTCGGCATCGGCTTTCCCGAGATGGTGGCGCGCTACCAGCCCGAGGGGCGTGCGGCGATCTTCCACACGGAGAACGGCATCCTCGATTTCGGCGAGGCCCCGCCGCCGGGCGAGGAGGACTGGGACCTGATCAATGCCGGCAAGAAGGCGGTCACGCTGAAGCCGGGCTCCGCCTTCTTCCACCATGCCGACAGCTTCGCCATGGTGCGCGGCGGCCATCTCGACGTCGCCATCCTCGGCGCCTACCAGGTGGCGGAAAATGGCGACCTCGCCAACTGGCGCGTCGGCTCCAGGGGCGTGCCGGCCGTCGGCGGGGCGATGGATCTCGTGCACGGCGCCAGGGAGGTGGTCGTCATCACCGAGCACGTCACCAAGAACGGCGAGCCGAAGCTGGTCGAGCGCTGCACCTTCCCGCTCACCGGCGTCGGCTGCATCACCCGGATCTATACGAGTCACGCCGTCGTCGACGTCTGCGATGGTCGTTTCGTGCTGCGCGAGAAGCTCGCCGGCATGACGGTCGAGGAGCTGCAGGCGATGACCGGGGCGAAGCTGCATGTCGAAGGCCCCGTCGCCGATCTCGTCGTGCCGGAACTGTGA
- a CDS encoding dioxygenase has translation MRNVTKDNISDVVIAALSKDIPARNREILESLIRHIHAFCIEAKVTHAELIEACQFLVRAGHISDDARNEFILLSDILGVEVLVDMLDHAVTDGESESTVLGPFYRENPPVLPKGASIVQKNFEGSETVRVRGVVRDTEGQPIKDVIVDVWEDAPNGLYEQQDPDQPDYNLRGRFMTDENGEYEFVGIRPVPYPIPYDGAAGELLNYMGHHPWRPGHIHFMLKKDGYQGLVSQIYDADTEYLDNDAVFAVKQSLIGKMQTAGAGADTDLLMTFDFKLKPLASAMAVAAE, from the coding sequence ATGCGTAACGTAACCAAGGACAATATCTCTGACGTCGTCATCGCGGCGCTGTCGAAGGACATTCCGGCGCGCAACCGCGAAATTCTGGAAAGCCTGATCCGCCACATCCATGCCTTTTGCATCGAGGCGAAGGTCACCCATGCCGAACTGATCGAGGCCTGTCAGTTCCTCGTGCGCGCCGGTCATATCTCGGATGATGCGCGCAACGAGTTCATCCTGCTTTCCGATATCCTCGGCGTCGAGGTGCTGGTCGACATGCTCGACCATGCCGTGACCGACGGCGAGAGCGAGTCCACGGTGCTCGGCCCGTTCTACCGCGAGAACCCGCCGGTGCTGCCGAAGGGTGCCTCTATCGTGCAGAAGAATTTCGAAGGTTCCGAGACGGTGCGCGTGCGCGGCGTCGTGCGCGATACGGAAGGCCAGCCGATCAAGGATGTGATCGTCGATGTCTGGGAGGACGCGCCGAACGGTCTTTACGAGCAGCAGGACCCGGATCAGCCGGACTACAACCTGCGCGGTCGCTTCATGACGGACGAGAACGGCGAATACGAATTCGTCGGCATCCGCCCGGTGCCCTACCCGATCCCCTATGACGGCGCGGCCGGCGAGCTTCTGAACTACATGGGGCACCATCCGTGGCGGCCGGGCCATATCCACTTCATGCTGAAGAAGGATGGCTATCAGGGCCTTGTCTCGCAGATCTACGACGCCGACACCGAGTATCTCGACAACGATGCCGTGTTCGCCGTCAAGCAAAGCCTCATCGGCAAGATGCAAACCGCTGGCGCCGGGGCCGATACAGACCTCCTCATGACCTTCGACTTCAAGCTGAAACCTCTCGCCAGCGCCATGGCGGTCGCCGCCGAATAA
- a CDS encoding IclR family transcriptional regulator → MRETDFIGGFAKGLRVIEAFGETRPRLTITDVSAQTGLDRATARRCLLTLAELGYAAYDGKFFELTPKILRLGHAYLSATPLPRLVQPYLDQLCERIGQSASASVLDGAEIVYVARAAQKRIMSINLTAGSRLPAYCASMGRVLLAALPEAEARAIIDASDRKANTPFTRTEPDALMDELSRVRRQGYALIDQELEIGLRSIAVPLVSARGRVVAALNIGAPAAHAAADDMVECYLPAMREVQASLRQVLA, encoded by the coding sequence ATGCGGGAAACGGATTTCATCGGCGGATTCGCCAAGGGGCTCAGGGTCATCGAGGCCTTCGGCGAGACGAGGCCGAGGCTCACCATCACGGATGTCTCGGCGCAGACCGGCCTCGACCGGGCGACGGCGCGGCGCTGCCTGCTGACGCTCGCCGAACTGGGCTATGCCGCCTATGACGGCAAGTTCTTCGAACTGACGCCGAAGATCCTGCGGCTCGGCCATGCCTATCTTTCGGCAACGCCGCTGCCCCGGCTCGTGCAGCCCTATCTCGACCAGCTCTGCGAAAGGATCGGGCAGAGCGCATCGGCCTCCGTGCTCGACGGGGCGGAAATCGTCTATGTGGCGCGCGCCGCACAGAAACGCATCATGTCGATCAACCTGACGGCCGGCTCGCGCCTGCCGGCCTATTGCGCCTCGATGGGCCGCGTTCTGCTCGCCGCCCTTCCCGAAGCGGAAGCGCGCGCCATCATCGATGCCTCCGACCGCAAGGCGAACACGCCTTTTACCAGGACAGAGCCGGATGCATTGATGGACGAGCTTTCCCGCGTGCGCCGGCAGGGCTATGCGCTCATCGACCAGGAACTGGAAATCGGCCTGCGCTCCATCGCCGTACCGCTTGTGAGCGCCCGCGGCCGCGTAGTCGCGGCGCTGAACATCGGCGCACCGGCCGCCCATGCGGCGGCCGACGATATGGTCGAATGCTACCTGCCGGCCATGCGAGAGGTGCAAGCCTCATTGCGGCAGGTGCTGGCGTGA